Part of the Woronichinia naegeliana WA131 genome, TGAGATAATTTCCGGTCGGAGGAAACCAGGATAACCACAGATGGGCGATCGCAAAATAGAGAGGCGGATGATTATCTTTATCAAGTAGTAAATTAACGACATCTCCTATTCCTGTTTGAGGATTAGGCTGGAGTGGTCTTAAGAGAACTTCAGGAGTAATTATTTGGCCGAGGGGAACTTGATCAAACTGATTGCCTAAACTAAAAACTAAGGTGGCAAATTCATCTGTCCAGAGCGGTTTTACCGTTAAATGATCCAATCGTAATAAACACCCCAACCCGATCCAACACATTAATAATAGCCAGGTCTTTTGACCTTTTAAGAGCCGATTAAGGGAGAATTTTACAGTTAAATCAGCCGATGGCTCTATCATGGTCAAATCTGTCAAATCTACAGTCAAAGAAGGGGCAGCGTTTAATTGACCCAATCCTGAATTATCTTACGATTGCTTTGGCTTAATTAAGCTATTAGGGACGGAAATCATAAATTTGAATCTGACCAACGCCCAAATTCATCCCGATCGCCTGGGGGCCAGCCGGAAAGGCCCGAACAGTAAATCCATAAGTTCCACCAATAGAGGGGTTTTGCACCGCCTCTAATCCCACAGAAAAAGTGCTACCAGGCGGTACTGGTGTCTCAAATTCAACGGCGATCGCCCCCGTTTCTGGATCTTGGCTGACTGTTTTCAGCTTGAGAAGTGTTTGCTTCTGATCGGGGGTTCCTAAAAAGGCTTGGGTTTGGGAAAATCTAAAATCCAGAGTATAGGGACTCGTATTCTGTTGAATAGTCACTTTGCCAATGGATTGAATCGATTGCTCAGGAAGATAAAAGGTAAAGTAATAGGGAACATCGGG contains:
- a CDS encoding DUF2808 domain-containing protein, giving the protein MLKKFQTLGLLPLLLTTSLGVTLSPAIIYPVQSQDFPYPPNSTFFTGKPPSFQGARVFYNSIYAPDVPYYFTFYLPEQSIQSIGKVTIQQNTSPYTLDFRFSQTQAFLGTPDQKQTLLKLKTVSQDPETGAIAVEFETPVPPGSTFSVGLEAVQNPSIGGTYGFTVRAFPAGPQAIGMNLGVGQIQIYDFRP